A region of Fibrobacter succinogenes subsp. succinogenes S85 DNA encodes the following proteins:
- the dnaG gene encoding DNA primase, giving the protein MPFYSDEIIQELKNQADIALVIQQFLPLKKSGVNKYVGVCPFHDDHSPSMSVNSTLGIYKCFACGAGGDVFKFIQEHEKLDFKGAVEWVANFVGFALPNLGNNVNTEVLEERTMVRKLNELACEWFEQQLTLSPKALEYLNKRHVSPETRKQFHIGYAPTGREGLIGYAARNGFSPRDCVKAGLAVEKENGGIADKFRDRLMIAIQNLSGVVVAFGGRDLSDPASHNGIKLAKYMNSPETALYSKRDILFGLNHSRNAIMKENAVIIVEGYFDLISLYQSGVQNVVAASGTALTENHASILARYAKTAYLVFDGDAAGQNATRRSLEIVLPKGLSPKVFALSRPDGTKIDPDNFVNEQGPDAFRRALRTAEDWLSYLGRTMPNNSPEDRAAFITQAKTLIKSIENPELRNQYLKLVSERYSTTRSLAGIKVAHPKREKAPTAEQPAAPQVSVPWELLSPIEVRFANLLFRNPTLLDRAAEYFDMDFAASGIQIFDSPLIDEFIQSILAQYAETGAFSPRVLYESLSPQLQLFLEQLPDETWKTPNEILEFYDTLAVLTLNLCDRYKKLIPLDSEAGMRLRMQLNKFTQGIQTISRKRKISAITPDVFAEQIIQSKTPLIELYTEINELAMNGGNAAQFSQQVPAQFAAPGAQFNDAPAVQSAFQQPEMPPEMEAPPPFDGDEQFASSEPPEEAPYDPNEEPYVPDDEPYVPDDDFGAMDDFG; this is encoded by the coding sequence CAGCAGTTCTTGCCGCTCAAAAAAAGCGGGGTCAACAAATACGTCGGCGTATGCCCATTCCACGATGACCATTCCCCGTCCATGTCGGTAAATTCCACGCTGGGCATTTACAAGTGCTTTGCATGTGGCGCAGGTGGCGATGTTTTCAAGTTCATCCAGGAACACGAAAAACTCGACTTCAAGGGCGCTGTAGAATGGGTCGCCAACTTTGTGGGTTTTGCACTTCCGAACCTCGGCAACAACGTCAATACCGAAGTGCTCGAAGAACGCACGATGGTCCGCAAGCTGAACGAGCTCGCCTGCGAATGGTTCGAACAGCAGCTCACGTTAAGCCCAAAGGCGTTGGAGTATTTGAACAAGCGTCATGTCTCGCCTGAGACGCGCAAACAGTTCCACATCGGCTACGCACCAACAGGGCGAGAAGGCTTAATCGGCTACGCCGCCCGCAACGGTTTTTCGCCTCGCGACTGCGTCAAGGCAGGACTTGCCGTCGAAAAAGAAAACGGCGGTATCGCAGACAAGTTCCGCGATCGCTTGATGATTGCCATCCAGAACCTCTCGGGTGTCGTTGTCGCATTTGGCGGTCGAGATTTGAGCGACCCCGCATCGCACAACGGAATAAAGCTTGCCAAGTACATGAACAGCCCGGAAACGGCGCTTTACAGCAAGCGCGATATTCTCTTCGGTCTGAACCACAGCCGAAACGCCATCATGAAGGAAAATGCGGTCATTATCGTCGAAGGATATTTTGACCTCATCAGCCTTTACCAAAGCGGTGTGCAGAACGTCGTGGCCGCATCGGGTACGGCACTGACCGAGAATCACGCTAGCATTCTCGCCCGCTACGCAAAGACCGCTTACCTTGTATTTGACGGAGACGCCGCCGGGCAAAACGCCACGCGCCGCAGTCTCGAAATCGTGCTACCTAAGGGTCTTTCGCCAAAAGTTTTTGCACTTTCGCGACCGGACGGCACCAAGATTGACCCGGACAACTTCGTGAACGAACAAGGCCCGGACGCTTTCAGAAGAGCGCTCCGCACCGCCGAAGACTGGCTCAGCTATCTCGGGCGAACCATGCCGAACAACAGTCCCGAAGACCGAGCCGCATTCATCACGCAGGCGAAGACACTCATCAAGAGCATCGAGAACCCGGAACTCCGCAATCAGTATTTGAAGCTCGTTTCCGAGCGTTACAGCACAACGCGCTCGCTCGCAGGCATCAAGGTGGCACACCCGAAACGCGAAAAAGCACCCACCGCCGAACAGCCAGCAGCACCGCAAGTGAGTGTCCCGTGGGAACTGCTCTCGCCGATTGAAGTGCGTTTTGCAAACTTGCTGTTCAGGAACCCCACGCTTCTTGACCGCGCCGCAGAATATTTCGACATGGACTTTGCCGCAAGCGGAATCCAAATTTTTGATTCTCCGCTGATTGATGAATTTATCCAGTCCATTCTCGCGCAGTACGCTGAAACGGGCGCGTTCTCGCCAAGAGTCTTGTACGAATCGCTTTCGCCACAGTTGCAACTTTTCTTGGAGCAACTCCCTGACGAAACGTGGAAAACGCCGAACGAAATTCTGGAATTTTACGACACGTTGGCCGTGCTCACACTCAACCTGTGCGACCGCTACAAAAAGCTCATCCCGCTCGACTCCGAAGCGGGCATGCGTCTCCGTATGCAGTTGAACAAATTCACGCAGGGCATCCAGACGATTTCCAGGAAGCGCAAGATTTCGGCCATTACGCCGGATGTTTTCGCCGAGCAGATTATCCAGAGCAAAACACCGCTCATCGAGCTTTACACTGAAATTAACGAGCTTGCGATGAACGGAGGGAACGCCGCGCAGTTCTCGCAGCAGGTCCCCGCGCAATTTGCAGCACCCGGCGCACAATTTAATGATGCGCCCGCCGTGCAGTCCGCATTCCAGCAACCCGAAATGCCACCCGAGATGGAAGCCCCGCCTCCATTCGATGGTGACGAGCAATTTGCATCAAGCGAACCTCCCGAAGAAGCTCCGTACGATCCGAACGAAGAACCTTACGTTCCCGATGACGAGCCCTACGTTCCCGACGATGACTTTGGAGCCATGGACGATTTCGGCTAA